A window from Peromyscus eremicus chromosome 1, PerEre_H2_v1, whole genome shotgun sequence encodes these proteins:
- the Ldb1 gene encoding LIM domain-binding protein 1 isoform X3 has protein sequence MSVGCACPGCSSKSFKLYSPKEPPNGNAFPPFHPGTMLDRDVGPTPMYPPTYLEPGIGRHTPYGNQTDYRIFELNKRLQNWTEECDNLWWDAFTTEFFEDDAMLTITFCLEDGPKRYTIGRTLIPRYFRSIFEGGATELYYVLKHPKEAFHSNFVSLDCDQGSMVTQHGKPMFTQVCVEGRLYLEFMFDDMMRIKTWHFSIRQHRELIPRSILAMHAQDPQMLDQLSKNITRCGLSNSTLNYLRLCVILEPMQELMSRHKTYSLSPRDCLKTCLFQKWQRMVAPPAEPARQQPSKRRKRKMSGGSTMSSGGGNTNNSNSKKKSPASTFALSSQDVMVVGEPTLMGGEFGDEDERLITRLENTQFDAANGIDDEDSFNNSPALGANSPWNSKPPSSQESKSENPTSQASQ, from the exons ATGTCAGTGGGCTGTGCCTGTCCTG GTTGTTCCTCAAAGTCATTCAAGCTGTACTCGCCGAAGGAGCCCCCGAACGGCAACGCCTTCCCTCCCTTTCATCCCGGCACCATGCTGGATCGGGATGTGGG CCCGACTCCTATGTACCCACCTACATACCTGGAGCCTGGGATAGG GAGGCATACACCATATGGTAACCAAACCGACTATAGAATATTTGAGCTTAACAAACGGCTACAGAACTGGACAGAG GAGTGTGACAATCTCTGGTGGGATGCTTTCACGACTGAGTTCTTTGAGGATGATGCCATGTTGACCATCACTTTCTGCTTGGAGGATGGACCAAAGAGATACA CCATTGGCCGGACCCTGATCCCACGATATTTCCGCAGCATTTTTGAGGGGGGTGCTACGGAGCTGTATTATGTACTTAAGCACCCCAAGGAGGCATTCCACAGCAACTTTGTGTCCCTCGACTGTGACCAGGGCAGCATGGTGACCCAGCACGGCAAACCCATGTTCACCCAG gtgtgtgtggagggccGGTTGTACCTGGAGTTCATGTTTGACGACATGATGCGGATAAAGACTTGGCACTTCAGTATCCGGCAGCACCGAGAACTCATCCCCAGGAGCATCCTGGCCATGCAC GCCCAGGACCCCCAGATGCTGGATCAGCTCTCCAAAAACATCACCCGGTGTGGGCTTTCCAATTCCACTCTCAACTACCTCCGA CTCTGTGTGATACTCGAGCCCATGCAGGAACTCATGTCCCGCCACAAGACCTACAGCCTCAGCCCCCGAGACTGCCTCAAGACCTGCCTTTTCCAGAAGTGGCAGCGCATGGTAGCACCTCCTG CGGAACCTGCGCGGCAGCAGCCCAGCAAACGGCGGAAACGGAAGATGTCGGGGGGTAGCACCATGAGCTCGGGGGGTGGCAAcaccaacaacagcaacagcaagaaGAAGAGCCCAGCCAGCACCTTCGCTCTCTCCAGCCAG GATGTGATGGTGGTGGGGGAGCCCACCCTGATGGGCGGGGAGTTCGGGGACGAGGACGAGAGGCTGATCACTCGGCTGGAGAACACGCAGTTTGACGCGGCCAACGGCATTGACGACGAGGACAGCTTTAACAACTCCCCTGCACTGGGCGCCAACAGCCCCTGGAACAGCAAGCCTCCATCCAGCCAAGAGAGCAAATCGGAGAACCCCACGTCACAGGCCTCCCAGTAA
- the Ldb1 gene encoding LIM domain-binding protein 1 isoform X2, which yields MSVGCACPGCSSKSFKLYSPKEPPNGNAFPPFHPGTMLDRDVGPTPMYPPTYLEPGIGRHTPYGNQTDYRIFELNKRLQNWTEECDNLWWDAFTTEFFEDDAMLTITFCLEDGPKRYTIGRTLIPRYFRSIFEGGATELYYVLKHPKEAFHSNFVSLDCDQGSMVTQHGKPMFTQVCVEGRLYLEFMFDDMMRIKTWHFSIRQHRELIPRSILAMHAQDPQMLDQLSKNITRCGLSNSTLNYLRLCVILEPMQELMSRHKTYSLSPRDCLKTCLFQKWQRMVAPPAEPARQQPSKRRKRKMSGGSTMSSGGGNTNNSNSKKKSPASTFALSSQVPDVMVVGEPTLMGGEFGDEDERLITRLENTQFDAANGIDDEDSFNNSPALGANSPWNSKPPSSQESKSENPTSQASQ from the exons ATGTCAGTGGGCTGTGCCTGTCCTG GTTGTTCCTCAAAGTCATTCAAGCTGTACTCGCCGAAGGAGCCCCCGAACGGCAACGCCTTCCCTCCCTTTCATCCCGGCACCATGCTGGATCGGGATGTGGG CCCGACTCCTATGTACCCACCTACATACCTGGAGCCTGGGATAGG GAGGCATACACCATATGGTAACCAAACCGACTATAGAATATTTGAGCTTAACAAACGGCTACAGAACTGGACAGAG GAGTGTGACAATCTCTGGTGGGATGCTTTCACGACTGAGTTCTTTGAGGATGATGCCATGTTGACCATCACTTTCTGCTTGGAGGATGGACCAAAGAGATACA CCATTGGCCGGACCCTGATCCCACGATATTTCCGCAGCATTTTTGAGGGGGGTGCTACGGAGCTGTATTATGTACTTAAGCACCCCAAGGAGGCATTCCACAGCAACTTTGTGTCCCTCGACTGTGACCAGGGCAGCATGGTGACCCAGCACGGCAAACCCATGTTCACCCAG gtgtgtgtggagggccGGTTGTACCTGGAGTTCATGTTTGACGACATGATGCGGATAAAGACTTGGCACTTCAGTATCCGGCAGCACCGAGAACTCATCCCCAGGAGCATCCTGGCCATGCAC GCCCAGGACCCCCAGATGCTGGATCAGCTCTCCAAAAACATCACCCGGTGTGGGCTTTCCAATTCCACTCTCAACTACCTCCGA CTCTGTGTGATACTCGAGCCCATGCAGGAACTCATGTCCCGCCACAAGACCTACAGCCTCAGCCCCCGAGACTGCCTCAAGACCTGCCTTTTCCAGAAGTGGCAGCGCATGGTAGCACCTCCTG CGGAACCTGCGCGGCAGCAGCCCAGCAAACGGCGGAAACGGAAGATGTCGGGGGGTAGCACCATGAGCTCGGGGGGTGGCAAcaccaacaacagcaacagcaagaaGAAGAGCCCAGCCAGCACCTTCGCTCTCTCCAGCCAGGTACCT GATGTGATGGTGGTGGGGGAGCCCACCCTGATGGGCGGGGAGTTCGGGGACGAGGACGAGAGGCTGATCACTCGGCTGGAGAACACGCAGTTTGACGCGGCCAACGGCATTGACGACGAGGACAGCTTTAACAACTCCCCTGCACTGGGCGCCAACAGCCCCTGGAACAGCAAGCCTCCATCCAGCCAAGAGAGCAAATCGGAGAACCCCACGTCACAGGCCTCCCAGTAA
- the Ldb1 gene encoding LIM domain-binding protein 1 isoform X1, protein MLDRDVGPTPMYPPTYLEPGIGRHTPYGNQTDYRIFELNKRLQNWTEECDNLWWDAFTTEFFEDDAMLTITFCLEDGPKRYTIGRTLIPRYFRSIFEGGATELYYVLKHPKEAFHSNFVSLDCDQGSMVTQHGKPMFTQVCVEGRLYLEFMFDDMMRIKTWHFSIRQHRELIPRSILAMHAQDPQMLDQLSKNITRCGLSNSTLNYLRLCVILEPMQELMSRHKTYSLSPRDCLKTCLFQKWQRMVAPPAEPARQQPSKRRKRKMSGGSTMSSGGGNTNNSNSKKKSPASTFALSSQVPDVMVVGEPTLMGGEFGDEDERLITRLENTQFDAANGIDDEDSFNNSPALGANSPWNSKPPSSQESKSENPTSQASQ, encoded by the exons ATGCTGGATCGGGATGTGGG CCCGACTCCTATGTACCCACCTACATACCTGGAGCCTGGGATAGG GAGGCATACACCATATGGTAACCAAACCGACTATAGAATATTTGAGCTTAACAAACGGCTACAGAACTGGACAGAG GAGTGTGACAATCTCTGGTGGGATGCTTTCACGACTGAGTTCTTTGAGGATGATGCCATGTTGACCATCACTTTCTGCTTGGAGGATGGACCAAAGAGATACA CCATTGGCCGGACCCTGATCCCACGATATTTCCGCAGCATTTTTGAGGGGGGTGCTACGGAGCTGTATTATGTACTTAAGCACCCCAAGGAGGCATTCCACAGCAACTTTGTGTCCCTCGACTGTGACCAGGGCAGCATGGTGACCCAGCACGGCAAACCCATGTTCACCCAG gtgtgtgtggagggccGGTTGTACCTGGAGTTCATGTTTGACGACATGATGCGGATAAAGACTTGGCACTTCAGTATCCGGCAGCACCGAGAACTCATCCCCAGGAGCATCCTGGCCATGCAC GCCCAGGACCCCCAGATGCTGGATCAGCTCTCCAAAAACATCACCCGGTGTGGGCTTTCCAATTCCACTCTCAACTACCTCCGA CTCTGTGTGATACTCGAGCCCATGCAGGAACTCATGTCCCGCCACAAGACCTACAGCCTCAGCCCCCGAGACTGCCTCAAGACCTGCCTTTTCCAGAAGTGGCAGCGCATGGTAGCACCTCCTG CGGAACCTGCGCGGCAGCAGCCCAGCAAACGGCGGAAACGGAAGATGTCGGGGGGTAGCACCATGAGCTCGGGGGGTGGCAAcaccaacaacagcaacagcaagaaGAAGAGCCCAGCCAGCACCTTCGCTCTCTCCAGCCAGGTACCT GATGTGATGGTGGTGGGGGAGCCCACCCTGATGGGCGGGGAGTTCGGGGACGAGGACGAGAGGCTGATCACTCGGCTGGAGAACACGCAGTTTGACGCGGCCAACGGCATTGACGACGAGGACAGCTTTAACAACTCCCCTGCACTGGGCGCCAACAGCCCCTGGAACAGCAAGCCTCCATCCAGCCAAGAGAGCAAATCGGAGAACCCCACGTCACAGGCCTCCCAGTAA